In the genome of Aequorivita sp. H23M31, the window TTTTAAAAGCGGGATTTCCAAGAAGGATTTCCCGCTTTATTTATATCTTAGTTTTTACCACAAAACTTTAGATATGAACAAAAGTAAAAATTTCAGCGGACAACCTATTATCAAACAAGTTTTAAACTTCCTTGACCCTAAGGATGTTTATCGGACAGCAAAAAAGCATAACAGCGACAGGTACACCAAAAAGTTCAGCACCTATGATCACTTGGTTACGATGATATTCGCTGTTATCAGTGGCTGCAACTCACTTCGCGAGGTAACGAGTATAATGCTGGCGTGCGAGGGCAAGATCAACCATTTGGGGCTACGGGACTTTCCAAAACGCAGTACATTGTCCGATGCCAACAAAAGAAGAAGTGCAGAGGTCTTTGCGGATATTTACTCTGGTCTCTATAAACGCTACCACCGGTTTTTATCGGACAGCAGAACCAGGGAGCCCGCCATAAAGGACCTCAAAATAGTCGATTCCTCGACAATAGCGCTCTTTAGCGACATCTTGAGGGGTGTTGGCCGGAACCCGCTCAACGGCAAAAAGAAGGGCGGGATAAAGATGCACACGATGATCAATGCCATGGAAGATGTTCCCTGCCTGATCAAATTTTCTGATGCCGCAACGCACGATCATACATTTTTAAAAGAACTTGGTCTAAAAAAGGGCTCCTATGTTGTTTTTGACAAGGGATATGTAGATTATCAGCAGTACGAGCAATGGACGTTGGACGGCATCTACTTTGTGACCAGGCAAAAGAGCAATGCACGCTATACGAGCTTTGAAGAGTTTGATATACCGAACAACGTGGACGATGCTGTCCTCAAGGATGAAAAGATAACGCTTTCCGATAAGGAAGGCAACGAATTTCATCTGCGACGGATAGCCTTTTGGCACCAGGAGAAGAGCAAGGTATATGAGTTCATCACCAACAACTATGAAGTGGAGGCCGACAGGATCACTGATATCTACAAAAATCGCTGGCAGATAGAGACCATGTTCAAACGCCTAAAACAGAACTTTCCCCTCAAATACTTTCTGGGCGATAACCAAAATGCAATAGAGATACAGATCTGGGTCAGTCTGATCATTCAACTCATAATGCTCGTAATACAAAGAAAGGCGCAGAGAAGTTGGGCATATTCAAATATGGTGTCTGTAATACGCCACCATTTGATGACCTACATCGATCTGTTCAAGTTCCTGAAAAACCCAGACTCCAAATGGGAAGAAATCACCACAAAAAACATTGGCCAATTGAGCTTTTTCGATCCTTAGGGGGTTCTGTTTTGAAAATCGGAACACAATCCAGTAAAATAAGGCAACGACAATGCTATTTTTGCTACTTTAGATTTTTATCGGACAACAATGGTTTAAAATATAAAATCTAGAGACTAAAGTCTAAAATCTAGACCTTAAAGAAATATAGAAAGCCATTTGCAAACAAATTTGCTTCTAATAAACTGCGGTTTTCAGTGGGCTTATTTATTTCTATTCGCGTCGTAGTTGTAAATAAGTAGCAGTATTCCGTTGCAGTAATTAGCGTGAAATTAATATTGTTAGTGGTGAATGATCAGTTCGGGGACTTTATAGAAATCCTTTGATCCTATTATTTTTTAGAATTAATGGAGTTCTCAATTCTTTTCTTGAGTTTCAAGGGATAAATCACGTAATAAAAGAGGATAAGCGAAAGCGAGGCGCCAATGATAATCACGGCCAACCAATCAGGCATATCCGTGTGTCGGGTTACGAAGCCTTCCAAAAATCCGGCGATTATAAAGAATGGTACGGTGCTTAGCATAATCTTTAATCCATCTTTCGCGCCTCTAATAAAAGATTGTAATCGCGTGTAGGTTCTTGGAAATAAGAGGCTATTTCCCAAAACTATTCCACCGCATCCCGCAATGATAATTACGGAGATCTCGATTGTTCCGTGTATCCATATTGTTCGAGCAGATTCCCAGAGCAATCCTTTTTCATAGAAAAAATATTGGAAAGATCCCAGCATAATAGCATTCTGCATGATTATATATACCGTTCCCATACTTAGCAACAGTCCATAGGAAAAGGCCATCAAAGCAACTTTAATATTGTTGATGGTTATTCCCAAAAACATATTAAGGGAGCCCATTTCTTTGTAAACAGCCATTGGATCTCCTCTTTCAATATTAGCCAGGGTCATATTTACGTAAGAATCGCCCATAATGAGGCGCACAAAACTTCCATCCGAGGCGGCAGAATAAGCACCAATTATGGAAAAAAGCAGAAAGAGCAGAAATGAAAAAAGCAATTGTTTCTGATATTTCGCAAAGAAAAGTGGAAATTCCTTGGTATAGAAAGTGATAAACCGGCGGCGTGATTCGCGTTTAGTTCTATAAATTTTTTGATGAGCCAATGCAGAAAGACCATTTAAATATGCCAATGTATTGCTATTGGGATAAAAGGTTTGGGCATAACTGAGATGGTCTGTTACCTCGATATAAAGATTGCTCAATTCGTCTGGATCTATAGGAACATTATTCCTTAGAACGCTTTCGAATTTTAACCATTTATCTTTATTTTGCTTCGCAAAGGCAGCTTCGCGCATATAAGAGTGTAGTTTTGCCCAAAGGAACAGATTTAATGGATAATTTTCAAATAGAAACTGCCCAAAATGTGAACATCATCCAGAATGTGGCAGGGATAGGTGAACGCATTCTAGCATTTCTCATTGATATATTGATCATAGGACTTTATATTTTTGCTATTATTCTAGTCCTGACAAACATAGAACTTAGCAGCGATTATTCGATGCTGATTGGTATCACAATAAGTTTGCCTATTTTTCTATATCACCTTTTGTGGGAAATGTTATGGAACGGGCGTAGTCCGGGAAAATCGGCTATGGGACTTCGAGTGGTGAAATTGGATGGTACAAAACCGGCATTCTCCAATTATCTTATCCGTTGGTTGCTGCGCATAGTTGATATTTCAGTAACCAGTGGCTCCCTGGCTTTGGTGACAATTTTATTAAATGGAAAGGGACAGCGCGTTGGCGATATCGCAGCTTCCACAACGGTTATTACCGAAAAACAGAAAGTGAACTTTTCAAATATTTTACTGGCAGATATTCCCGATGGGTATATCCCTACCTATCCACAGGTTACTATCTTTAGTGATAATGAAATACAAACCATTAAGAATATTTACGATCAAGCTCGATGGAACAGAAATCACAATTTAATTTTGAAACTCGCAAAACAAGTGGCAAAAGTGATGGATATACAGTTGGAAGAAAAACCAGTGATATTTATTGATAAGGTGATAAAAGATTATAACTACTATAC includes:
- a CDS encoding IS4 family transposase; this translates as MNKSKNFSGQPIIKQVLNFLDPKDVYRTAKKHNSDRYTKKFSTYDHLVTMIFAVISGCNSLREVTSIMLACEGKINHLGLRDFPKRSTLSDANKRRSAEVFADIYSGLYKRYHRFLSDSRTREPAIKDLKIVDSSTIALFSDILRGVGRNPLNGKKKGGIKMHTMINAMEDVPCLIKFSDAATHDHTFLKELGLKKGSYVVFDKGYVDYQQYEQWTLDGIYFVTRQKSNARYTSFEEFDIPNNVDDAVLKDEKITLSDKEGNEFHLRRIAFWHQEKSKVYEFITNNYEVEADRITDIYKNRWQIETMFKRLKQNFPLKYFLGDNQNAIEIQIWVSLIIQLIMLVIQRKAQRSWAYSNMVSVIRHHLMTYIDLFKFLKNPDSKWEEITTKNIGQLSFFDP
- a CDS encoding stage II sporulation protein M → MREAAFAKQNKDKWLKFESVLRNNVPIDPDELSNLYIEVTDHLSYAQTFYPNSNTLAYLNGLSALAHQKIYRTKRESRRRFITFYTKEFPLFFAKYQKQLLFSFLLFLLFSIIGAYSAASDGSFVRLIMGDSYVNMTLANIERGDPMAVYKEMGSLNMFLGITINNIKVALMAFSYGLLLSMGTVYIIMQNAIMLGSFQYFFYEKGLLWESARTIWIHGTIEISVIIIAGCGGIVLGNSLLFPRTYTRLQSFIRGAKDGLKIMLSTVPFFIIAGFLEGFVTRHTDMPDWLAVIIIGASLSLILFYYVIYPLKLKKRIENSINSKK
- a CDS encoding RDD family protein → MPKGTDLMDNFQIETAQNVNIIQNVAGIGERILAFLIDILIIGLYIFAIILVLTNIELSSDYSMLIGITISLPIFLYHLLWEMLWNGRSPGKSAMGLRVVKLDGTKPAFSNYLIRWLLRIVDISVTSGSLALVTILLNGKGQRVGDIAASTTVITEKQKVNFSNILLADIPDGYIPTYPQVTIFSDNEIQTIKNIYDQARWNRNHNLILKLAKQVAKVMDIQLEEKPVIFIDKVIKDYNYYTQNM